In a genomic window of Oncorhynchus keta strain PuntledgeMale-10-30-2019 chromosome 28, Oket_V2, whole genome shotgun sequence:
- the LOC118361669 gene encoding APC membrane recruitment protein 2-like, whose amino-acid sequence MEVQSECVEPPPPPPSVPPCDPQPPGKINKAALKLFGKRRSSSGMARFFSFRNKEANGNGNSENGNSVNGNSVGAANELVRSKTHDGLTSSETDGQRGEESGISEAGQVRSLSKSLSFFSLLRRGSVRANENTGFGSRGRGLKGFFSSIRWRRKERVMEGEVGVTEGREVREGDVILKEEVKDVTLTLEPQPQSPQEDNGSLEAELNTESARTSPADNATTPLTHSTAMTTNLSEFPYTPSPSPLHSAFHSRTKTSISSATATPPLDRCDPTSEPSVDRLCSLLFTDVTSLKSFDSLTGCGDIIADAEEEVAGNVGGGNGGGGSVTSSSSSSGGGVVRSSPAKSSITNHATPSSITPTPTSAPAPLPARARLMPSHSAPIQQPSGSGVVAYMGGGEEMASPDGVDDADMQGLWHMLPSGGENSPALPRPSSHPAPPRGTERKPPQVKSLGLSKIPLVGGGRMSKLPTHAARQTSLPNEKDTKEEVQPQQDVPALRDEGYWDTPSATPTATPDDGFLRNQRIGLSRDSCSGDALYDLYNEELDRSDEEEEEEEEDLTSTPSLSTDDYKRSAPSQTTPPSSSSSSSFRSMKGSTSLPRESKIPLSVRQNIPPHSVSQSALSTVLTAIPPSDTPTQAPPPARTRIPVSKVPVRRPRNKPGNATRGPAPRK is encoded by the coding sequence ATGGAGGTGCAGTCAGAATGCGTggaacctcctccacctcctccttctgtTCCCCCATGCGACCCCCAACCGCCAGGGAAGATCAACAAAGCAGCCTTAAAGCTGTTTGGAAAACGACGCTCCAGCTCCGGAATGGCCAGATTCTTCTCCTTCAGGAACAAAGAAGCCAATGGGAATGGGAATTCCGAGAATGGGAATTCTGTGAATGGGAATTCTGTGGGGGCGGCTAACGAGCTCGTCAGGAGTAAAACGCATGATGGACTAACAAGCtcggagacagatggacagagaggggaggagtctgGAATATCAGAGGCGGGACAGGTGAGGTCTCTCAGCAAATCACTGAGCTTCTTTTCGCTGCTCAGACGAGGAAGTGTGAGAGCTAATGAGAATACAGGGTTTGGAAGCAGGGGGAGGGGTTTAAAAGGCTTCTTTAGTAGTATAAGGTGGCGGcggaaggagagagtgatggagggagaggtgggggtaactgaggggagggaggtgagagagggagatgtgatTCTAAAGGAGGAAGTGAAAGACGTCACCCTGACCCTTGAACCCCAGCCCCAATCACCACAGGAGGATAATGGGAGCTTGGAAGCTGAGCTAAACACAGAATCAGCAAGAACTTCTCCTGCAGACAACGCCACAACACCACTCACGCACTCTACTGCCATGACGACAAACCTGTCAGAATTCCCCTATACACCATCCCCTTCCCCTCTTCACTCTGCCTTTCACTCAAGAACCAAAACGTCCATTTCCTCAGCAACGGCCACCCCCCCTCTGGATCGGTGTGACCCCACCTCTGAACCCTCAGTGGACCGGCTCTGTTCACTCCTCTTCACTGACGTCACCTCGCTCAAGAGCTTTGATTCGCTGACAGGATGCGGTGATATCATCGCAGACGCAGAGGAGGAGGTGGCAGGAAACGtgggaggaggaaatggaggaggaggaagtgtcaccagtagtagtagtagcagtggggGAGGGGTAGTACGCAGCTCCCCAGCTAAATCTTCCATTACTAACCATGCCACCCCTTCCAGCATTACCCCTACCCCCACTTCCGCCCCTGCCCCCCTCCCAGCCAGGGCACGGCTGATGCCCTCCCACTCTGCCCCGATTCAGCAGCCCTCTGGCAGCGGCGTGGTGGCCTACATGGGGGGTGGCGAGGAGATGGCCAGCCCTGACGGGGTGGACGACGCAGACATGCAGGGGCTCTGGCACATGCTCCCCTCTGGGGGAGAGAACTCCCCCGCCCTCCCCCGACCCAGCTCTCACCCGGCTCCCCCCAGGGGTACAGAGCGGAAACCCCCCCAGGTCAAGTCTCTGGGACTCAGCAAGATCCCTTTAGTGGGGGGAGGAAGGATGAGTAAACTCCCCACTCATGCTGCCCGTCAAACCTCTTTGCCCAATGAGAAGGACACTAAGGAGGAGGTCCAGCCCCAACAGGATGTCCCGGCCCTTAGAGACGAGGGCTATTGGGATACGCCCTCGGCAACCCCCACGGCAACGCCTGACGACGGCTTCCTGCGGAACCAGAGGATTGGTTTATCGCGTGACAGTTGCTCTGGCGACGCGCTGTACGACCTCTACAATGAGGAATTGGACAGATctgatgaagaggaagaggaggaggaagaagatctCACaagtactccttccctctccactgACGACTACAAACGCAGCGCTCCCTCCCAGActactcctccttcctcttcctcctcttcatcttttcGCTCGATGAAGGGAAGCACTAGCCTTCCCCGCGAGTCCAAAATCCCTCTTAGTGTCAGACAGAACATACCCCCTCACTCAGTGAGCCAATCAGCTCTTTCCACTGTCCTCACAGCCATTCCTCCCTCTGACACACCCACCCAAGCTCCTCCCCCAGCCCGGACCAGGATCCCTGTCTCCAAGGTGCCAGTCCGTCGCCCTAGGAACAAGCCCGGCAACGCTACACGAGGGCCAGCCCCCAGGAAGTAA